A single window of Sporosarcina sp. Marseille-Q4943 DNA harbors:
- the pheT gene encoding phenylalanine--tRNA ligase subunit beta, with product MLVSTKWLNEYVNINGIDPADLAEKITRSGIEVDSIIDRAQGMTNVVVGHVLECVKHPEADKLNICQVDVGEETTQIICGAPNVAQGQKVIVALPGAVLPGDFKIKKAKLRGEESNGMICSLQELGIEGKLVSKAYAEGIYVLPQYAVPGENALPLLGLDDTVLEFDLTPNRSDALSMLGVAYEVGAILSQGIALPNIEYPTAAEKAEDMLKLRVDASADNPMYVAKVVKNIKVAESPLWLQNALMAAGVRPHNNVVDITNYVLMEYGQPLHAFDYDRLATGEIVVRHAEEGETMTTLDDVERKLNSHNLVITNGKEPVALAGVMGGANSEVHDGTTTVVIESAYFAPSSVRRTSKEVGLRSDASTRFEKGVDPNRVEEAAERAAQLMAELAGGEVLAGSVVFDELDKTAERITVSPDYINSRLGMKISLEEMLSILERLRIPTQAINGQLVIDAPTRRQDLKIREDIIEEIARMYGYDEIPKTLPVSESTPGGLTPYQAKRRIVRQFLEGAGLYQAITYSLTSKEQAQAYALETAPVTELLMPMSEDRSILRQSLIPHLLEATTYNVARRIDSVALYETGSVFLGEEEDGLPREVEHLAAVLTGKWVDHAWQAETKKVDFYVVKGIVEGMMDLLGLLDGLSFEKAVIDGMHPGRTANVLLRGERIGLIGQIHPTEQKKRDLKETYVMELNLERILSVETDELLYVPVPRFPSISRDIALVVASETSAGMLETIIQKAGGKLLKEVKLFDLYEGDNVEDGKKSLAFSLTYFDPERTLTDEEVVKAHEKVLNALTVEADAQLRG from the coding sequence ATGTTAGTATCAACAAAATGGCTAAATGAGTACGTCAATATAAATGGGATAGACCCTGCTGACTTAGCGGAAAAAATAACGCGTTCAGGTATCGAAGTGGATTCCATCATCGATCGGGCGCAAGGCATGACGAATGTAGTTGTTGGACATGTGTTGGAATGTGTGAAGCATCCGGAAGCGGATAAATTGAACATTTGCCAAGTCGACGTTGGAGAAGAGACGACCCAAATTATTTGTGGAGCGCCGAATGTTGCACAAGGCCAAAAAGTGATCGTTGCACTACCGGGAGCAGTCCTTCCGGGTGATTTCAAAATCAAAAAAGCGAAGCTGCGCGGCGAAGAATCGAACGGTATGATCTGTTCATTGCAAGAGCTTGGAATCGAAGGCAAGCTCGTTTCGAAAGCTTATGCTGAAGGTATTTATGTATTGCCTCAATATGCAGTGCCGGGTGAAAATGCCCTTCCATTGCTTGGCTTGGACGATACAGTGCTCGAATTCGATTTGACGCCGAACCGCTCGGATGCGCTAAGCATGCTTGGTGTCGCGTATGAAGTGGGTGCGATTTTATCCCAAGGGATTGCGCTTCCGAATATAGAATATCCGACCGCAGCAGAAAAAGCGGAAGACATGCTGAAGCTCCGAGTGGATGCATCCGCAGATAATCCAATGTATGTTGCGAAAGTCGTGAAGAATATTAAGGTTGCAGAGTCGCCATTATGGCTGCAAAATGCATTGATGGCTGCAGGCGTACGCCCTCATAACAATGTTGTCGACATTACGAATTACGTCCTAATGGAGTACGGCCAACCGTTGCACGCATTCGACTATGATCGTCTCGCGACAGGCGAAATCGTCGTCCGTCACGCAGAAGAGGGCGAGACGATGACGACGTTGGATGATGTTGAACGGAAATTGAACTCGCATAACCTTGTCATTACGAATGGCAAAGAGCCTGTTGCGCTGGCTGGTGTCATGGGTGGGGCGAATTCGGAAGTTCATGATGGAACAACGACGGTCGTCATCGAATCCGCATATTTCGCACCATCATCGGTACGTCGCACATCCAAGGAAGTCGGACTTAGAAGCGATGCAAGCACCCGTTTCGAAAAAGGGGTCGATCCGAACCGTGTTGAAGAAGCGGCAGAACGAGCAGCACAGCTAATGGCAGAACTCGCTGGCGGAGAAGTCCTAGCGGGATCGGTCGTCTTCGATGAACTTGATAAAACGGCTGAACGTATCACAGTTTCTCCGGACTATATTAATAGCCGCCTCGGTATGAAGATTTCGTTGGAAGAAATGCTTTCCATTTTGGAGCGCCTCCGTATTCCGACGCAAGCTATCAATGGACAGCTTGTCATCGATGCACCGACACGCAGACAGGATTTGAAGATTAGGGAAGATATCATCGAGGAAATTGCACGTATGTACGGTTACGATGAAATCCCGAAGACACTTCCAGTATCCGAGTCAACACCTGGAGGGTTGACACCGTACCAGGCAAAACGCCGGATCGTACGCCAGTTCCTTGAAGGGGCCGGACTTTACCAGGCAATCACGTATTCGTTGACATCCAAGGAGCAGGCTCAAGCATATGCATTGGAAACGGCTCCAGTAACGGAATTGCTAATGCCGATGAGCGAAGACCGGAGCATACTCCGTCAAAGCTTGATCCCCCATTTATTGGAGGCGACTACGTATAACGTCGCGCGTCGTATTGATTCAGTCGCACTTTACGAAACAGGCTCTGTTTTCCTCGGGGAAGAAGAGGATGGCCTTCCTCGTGAAGTTGAACATTTGGCGGCGGTCTTGACAGGCAAGTGGGTCGATCATGCTTGGCAGGCGGAGACGAAGAAAGTTGATTTCTACGTTGTAAAAGGGATTGTAGAAGGCATGATGGATCTTCTCGGCCTGCTTGATGGCTTGTCGTTTGAGAAAGCGGTAATCGACGGCATGCATCCTGGACGGACGGCTAATGTTTTATTGCGCGGGGAGCGCATCGGCTTGATTGGTCAAATCCATCCGACCGAGCAGAAAAAACGTGACTTGAAAGAGACATATGTCATGGAGTTGAATCTTGAAAGAATCCTATCTGTTGAAACGGATGAGCTTCTGTATGTTCCAGTTCCACGTTTCCCGTCCATCTCAAGGGATATTGCACTCGTTGTCGCGAGTGAAACTTCCGCTGGCATGCTGGAAACAATTATTCAGAAGGCGGGCGGCAAACTGTTGAAAGAAGTGAAGCTGTTCGACTTATACGAAGGGGATAATGTAGAGGATGGGAAGAAATCACTCGCCTTCTCATTGACCTATTTCGACCCGGAACGCACTTTGACGGACGAGGAAGTCGTCAAAGCGCATGAAAAGGTTTTGAATGCTTTAACGGTTGAAGCAGACGCTCAGCTTCGCGGATAA
- the rnhC gene encoding ribonuclease HIII, with the protein MSQSVLQMDKAKLDKLMAHYAAFNVVRNAPGVVFAAKLPDVAITAYKSGKVLFQGGGALREAANWGTIDTPTPKKPHAKGETLPERFSELSVLGSDETGTGDFFGPVTVAACFVSSDQIELVRELGVKDSKQLTDDWMRQIAPDLQAALVHSVLTLPNEKYNEVQASGWSQGKIKALLHNQALKHVLRKLNGEKPDYILIDQFAERGIYYNHIKSEPEIVRENVLFSTKAEGLHIAVAAASIIARVAFLEEMDRLSAIAGVRLPKGAGKVVDEAAAKILLKSGEATLKSMTKWHFANAQKAKKIAAMKNKHL; encoded by the coding sequence ATGAGCCAAAGTGTGCTTCAAATGGATAAAGCAAAGTTGGATAAGCTGATGGCGCATTATGCCGCCTTTAACGTTGTACGAAATGCACCTGGTGTCGTCTTTGCGGCAAAGTTGCCGGATGTTGCCATTACGGCATACAAATCGGGGAAAGTGCTTTTCCAAGGCGGAGGTGCGCTTCGGGAGGCTGCTAACTGGGGAACTATCGATACGCCGACCCCTAAAAAACCTCATGCAAAAGGAGAGACTTTGCCTGAACGTTTCTCAGAGCTTTCCGTCCTCGGTTCTGATGAAACGGGCACAGGTGATTTCTTCGGACCTGTTACGGTTGCCGCCTGTTTCGTCAGCTCCGACCAAATCGAACTCGTACGTGAATTAGGAGTAAAGGATTCCAAGCAGTTAACCGATGATTGGATGCGGCAAATAGCACCGGATCTTCAAGCAGCACTCGTACACAGCGTTTTGACCTTGCCGAATGAGAAGTATAACGAGGTGCAAGCAAGCGGATGGTCGCAAGGTAAAATTAAGGCATTGCTTCATAATCAGGCACTTAAACATGTCTTACGCAAATTGAATGGCGAAAAGCCTGATTACATTCTTATCGATCAGTTCGCGGAACGTGGAATTTATTACAATCATATTAAAAGCGAACCGGAAATCGTTCGTGAAAACGTATTGTTTTCAACGAAAGCTGAAGGCTTGCATATAGCTGTCGCTGCAGCATCCATTATCGCAAGGGTTGCTTTTTTGGAAGAGATGGATCGGTTGAGTGCGATTGCAGGCGTACGGCTTCCTAAAGGTGCAGGAAAAGTAGTGGATGAAGCAGCCGCCAAGATTTTATTGAAGAGCGGCGAAGCGACTTTGAAATCGATGACGAAATGGCATTTTGCCAATGCACAGAAAGCGAAAAAGATTGCGGCTATGAAAAATAAACATCTGTAA
- the zapA gene encoding cell division protein ZapA gives MADEQKTRVAVDIYGQTYTIVGTESSSHVRLVASMVDDKMREISSRNPYLDISKIAVLTAVNSVHDYLKLKERIEQLEEELNKLKG, from the coding sequence TTGGCAGACGAGCAAAAGACGCGCGTTGCGGTTGACATATATGGACAGACGTATACTATTGTCGGCACCGAATCGAGCAGTCACGTACGGCTCGTTGCATCGATGGTCGATGATAAGATGAGGGAGATCAGTTCTCGCAACCCATATTTGGACATATCCAAAATTGCTGTCCTCACAGCTGTAAATAGTGTACATGATTACTTGAAACTGAAAGAACGCATTGAGCAATTGGAAGAAGAATTGAATAAGTTGAAGGGTTGA
- a CDS encoding CvpA family protein — protein MLDLLILILFLGGLITGFRRGLIVQLIHMTGFIIALVVAYIYYKPLSEKFVLWIPYPGVTAGSKLSWTVEQLDLDQTFYRMLAFVVIFIVVKFVLQLIASMFDFLKFLPVLGFLSRFGGAALGFIEFYILIFLLLYLLAMLPLEFIQELIGKSLLADAIFEHTPIISETVKKWWYIYMK, from the coding sequence ATGCTTGATTTACTAATTTTAATCCTCTTTTTAGGAGGATTGATCACCGGATTTAGGCGGGGGCTTATCGTACAGCTTATACATATGACAGGCTTCATCATCGCTCTTGTCGTCGCTTACATATATTATAAACCATTGTCTGAGAAGTTCGTATTATGGATTCCGTACCCTGGCGTTACTGCAGGTTCCAAATTGAGTTGGACGGTCGAACAGCTTGATTTGGATCAGACTTTTTACAGGATGCTGGCATTTGTAGTTATTTTTATCGTTGTCAAATTCGTATTGCAGTTGATCGCGTCCATGTTTGATTTCCTGAAGTTCCTGCCGGTATTAGGTTTTTTATCGCGTTTCGGTGGAGCTGCTTTAGGATTTATCGAGTTTTATATTCTCATATTCCTACTACTCTATCTATTGGCGATGCTACCGCTAGAGTTCATTCAAGAGCTAATTGGAAAATCTCTTTTGGCGGATGCAATATTCGAACATACTCCGATCATTTCGGAAACAGTGAAAAAATGGTGGTATATATATATGAAATGA
- the polX gene encoding DNA polymerase/3'-5' exonuclease PolX → MNKKTIIRTFEKIALYMELLGENPFKVGAFRKAANVLELDPRSLSEMDDILKLKGIGKGTGAVIIDLMEKGESDLLKELEEEVPKGLIPLLKVPGLGGKRIAKLREAIGIDSIESLRLACESNKVSVIPGFGKKTEEKILHELEQLGTKKGKLPVWQVESIVKAIEEELREIEEIIRFSVAGSFRRAEEESSDVDFIIVTDEPAVVREKLMEVMPIEETVAAGDSKLSVVLDMAELVDADFRFVTEDQFATALHHFTGSKDHNVKMRQLAKSKGMKISEYGVEMEDGTVKTFDSETDFFAFFDLPFIPPSLRKDGTEIERAHEIADVVTFEDIRGDFHMHTTWSDGGYSIREMVEACRERGYSHIVITDHTQYLRVANGLTPERVRSQIEEIRRLNEDYEDIEIFCGTEMDILPDGSLDFEDDLLKELDFVIASIHSNFNQSQEQIMNRLHAAMKNPYVTMIAHPTGRIIGQRDGYNPDVPQLIEWAKKYDKILELNGNPHRFDLAVHYLELAQEAGVKIAVNTDAHTIDQLDHMEIGVQYAQKAWLKKETVVNTWPLEQFIREIVRK, encoded by the coding sequence ATGAACAAGAAAACGATCATTCGCACATTTGAAAAAATCGCGTTGTATATGGAATTATTAGGGGAAAATCCTTTTAAAGTGGGAGCGTTCAGGAAAGCGGCGAATGTGCTTGAGTTAGATCCGCGGAGCCTCTCCGAAATGGATGACATTTTAAAGTTAAAAGGGATTGGCAAAGGGACAGGCGCGGTCATCATTGATTTAATGGAAAAAGGAGAGTCTGATTTGTTGAAGGAGCTTGAAGAGGAAGTTCCAAAAGGGCTCATTCCGCTATTGAAAGTCCCTGGACTCGGTGGCAAGAGAATTGCCAAACTTAGAGAAGCAATTGGAATCGATTCCATCGAATCTTTGCGCCTCGCTTGTGAGTCGAACAAAGTGAGTGTAATTCCTGGATTCGGCAAAAAGACCGAGGAAAAGATATTGCATGAACTTGAACAGCTCGGCACTAAGAAAGGGAAGTTGCCGGTTTGGCAAGTGGAATCGATTGTTAAAGCAATCGAGGAGGAATTGCGTGAAATAGAGGAAATCATCCGTTTTTCAGTTGCGGGGAGCTTCCGCCGTGCTGAGGAGGAAAGCAGCGACGTCGACTTCATCATCGTTACGGATGAACCGGCTGTTGTTCGGGAAAAACTGATGGAAGTGATGCCGATTGAGGAAACGGTTGCTGCTGGTGATTCTAAGCTTTCCGTCGTCCTCGACATGGCCGAATTGGTCGATGCGGACTTCCGCTTCGTGACGGAAGACCAATTCGCGACGGCATTGCACCATTTTACAGGCTCGAAAGACCATAATGTGAAAATGCGTCAACTTGCCAAGTCAAAAGGGATGAAAATAAGCGAATACGGTGTTGAAATGGAAGATGGAACAGTAAAGACTTTTGATTCGGAAACCGACTTTTTCGCCTTTTTTGATCTGCCATTCATCCCCCCTTCTTTGCGCAAGGACGGGACGGAAATCGAACGCGCTCATGAAATTGCGGATGTAGTGACGTTCGAAGATATCCGTGGCGACTTCCATATGCATACGACATGGTCCGATGGAGGCTATTCCATACGGGAAATGGTCGAAGCCTGCAGGGAGCGGGGATACTCGCATATTGTCATTACAGATCATACGCAATATTTGAGAGTGGCAAACGGATTGACGCCTGAAAGGGTTCGAAGCCAAATAGAAGAAATTCGGCGACTGAATGAGGACTATGAAGATATTGAGATTTTCTGCGGAACGGAAATGGATATCCTGCCGGATGGGTCCCTCGATTTTGAAGATGATTTATTAAAGGAACTGGATTTTGTCATCGCTTCCATCCATTCAAATTTCAATCAATCGCAGGAGCAGATTATGAATAGACTGCATGCGGCGATGAAAAATCCGTATGTTACGATGATTGCTCATCCAACAGGCCGGATCATCGGTCAGAGAGACGGCTATAATCCAGATGTGCCGCAATTGATCGAATGGGCGAAGAAGTACGATAAAATCCTAGAATTGAACGGCAATCCGCATCGCTTCGACTTGGCTGTACACTATTTGGAATTGGCGCAAGAAGCCGGGGTCAAAATTGCTGTGAATACAGACGCGCATACAATCGATCAATTAGATCATATGGAAATCGGCGTGCAATATGCGCAAAAGGCATGGTTGAAAAAAGAGACGGTCGTGAACACATGGCCGCTTGAACAATTCATCCGGGAAATCGTCCGGAAATGA
- a CDS encoding endonuclease MutS2 yields MENRVLKTLEFDKIRDVVATYCTSSAGRSYMEKLVPVSNFQEVVRLLEETDEGLAILRVRGNVPMGGISDVRPHAKRAQIGGVLSAYELMETANTIRASRILRQFIESVDDDEDIEIPHFIAKKEALPILTGLEHEINAAIDENGHVVDSASGTLRSIRQSLRIQEGRVREKLEGYTRGRNASKMLSDSIVTIRNDRYVIPVKSEYRSHFGGVIHDMSSSGQTLFIEPDAVVQANNEIRNLKMKEKDEIEKILQELSVKVQQVAHDLFVLVDILSEIDIILAKSKYGIAHKCTKPEVNDEGYIRLAKARHPLLPIEQAVANTIEFGKDITTIVITGPNTGGKTVTLKTVGLCTLMAQAGLPIPALDGSEVAVFDSVYADIGDEQSIEQSLSTFSSHMVNLVDILKKFDSRSLLIFDELGSGTDPQEGAALAISILDEVHGTGARVMATTHYPELKAYGYNRPGVANASVEFDIDTLSPTYRLLIGVPGRSNAFEISKRLGLNEHIINRAKKFTGTDRGEVDSMIASLESSRVQSEKDAEQTHALLIETEKLKRELETKLSEFDDMKEKLIDGAKEKAKKIVEEARVESEAVISDLRAMRLNAGANVKEHELIEARKRLEGAAPEEKKKKLQAKAAPRPLEAGDEVKVITYGQKGTLVEKVSANEWIVQIGILKMKLDESVLEYTKPEKVKDTVVSASVRGRDSYVKLELDLRGERYEDALHRTEKYLDDALLSNYHQVSIIHGKGTGALRQGVQAYLKNHPRVKSYRYGEAGEGGHGVTVVELK; encoded by the coding sequence TTGGAAAACCGTGTCTTGAAAACACTTGAGTTTGATAAAATCCGGGATGTCGTAGCGACATACTGCACGTCATCCGCAGGAAGATCATATATGGAAAAACTGGTTCCTGTTAGCAACTTTCAGGAAGTTGTCCGCTTGCTCGAAGAGACGGACGAAGGGCTCGCTATATTGAGAGTTAGAGGGAACGTGCCGATGGGGGGCATCAGCGACGTACGCCCGCATGCAAAACGTGCGCAAATTGGCGGCGTGCTCAGTGCATATGAGTTGATGGAGACCGCGAATACGATACGTGCGAGTAGGATTCTGAGACAATTCATCGAATCGGTCGATGACGATGAGGATATTGAAATCCCTCATTTTATAGCCAAGAAAGAGGCATTGCCAATCCTTACCGGACTTGAGCATGAGATCAACGCTGCCATTGACGAAAATGGACATGTCGTCGACAGTGCTTCAGGCACGCTCCGATCGATTCGTCAAAGCTTGCGCATCCAAGAGGGACGTGTCCGCGAGAAGCTCGAAGGGTACACACGTGGGCGGAATGCATCGAAAATGCTATCAGATTCTATCGTGACGATTCGGAACGATAGATACGTCATCCCCGTAAAATCCGAATACCGATCTCACTTCGGGGGAGTGATCCATGATATGTCATCATCCGGGCAGACGTTGTTCATAGAGCCGGATGCTGTCGTGCAAGCGAATAATGAAATCCGCAACTTGAAGATGAAAGAGAAGGATGAAATTGAAAAGATCTTGCAGGAGCTGTCCGTGAAAGTGCAACAGGTTGCCCATGATCTTTTTGTCCTTGTCGATATATTATCCGAAATCGACATCATTCTCGCAAAATCGAAATATGGAATTGCCCATAAATGTACGAAGCCGGAAGTGAATGATGAAGGTTATATCCGCCTGGCGAAAGCACGCCATCCTTTGTTGCCGATCGAACAAGCAGTTGCCAATACGATTGAGTTTGGTAAAGATATTACTACAATCGTCATCACGGGCCCGAATACGGGAGGGAAGACCGTCACGTTGAAGACGGTTGGACTTTGTACATTGATGGCTCAGGCGGGGCTTCCAATTCCTGCTCTGGACGGGTCGGAAGTTGCCGTTTTCGACTCCGTATACGCGGATATAGGCGATGAACAGTCGATCGAGCAAAGCCTCAGTACGTTTTCATCTCATATGGTGAACCTTGTCGATATCCTGAAGAAATTCGACTCGCGTTCGTTGCTCATTTTCGATGAACTCGGTTCAGGCACTGATCCGCAGGAAGGGGCGGCATTGGCTATCTCCATATTGGATGAAGTGCATGGGACTGGCGCTAGAGTGATGGCCACTACGCACTATCCTGAGTTGAAGGCTTACGGCTATAATCGTCCGGGTGTGGCGAATGCGAGCGTGGAATTTGATATTGATACGTTGAGTCCGACTTATCGTTTGTTAATAGGGGTACCCGGTAGAAGTAACGCATTTGAAATCTCAAAACGTCTCGGTCTGAATGAACATATCATCAATCGGGCGAAGAAATTCACGGGAACAGACCGCGGAGAAGTGGATTCAATGATCGCCTCATTGGAATCAAGCAGAGTCCAATCCGAAAAAGACGCCGAGCAGACACATGCCTTGCTCATTGAAACGGAAAAACTGAAACGTGAATTGGAGACGAAGCTTTCCGAATTCGATGATATGAAAGAAAAGCTAATTGATGGTGCAAAAGAGAAAGCGAAAAAAATTGTAGAAGAAGCGCGTGTCGAATCGGAGGCAGTCATTTCCGATTTGCGGGCAATGCGCTTAAACGCTGGAGCGAACGTCAAAGAACATGAGTTAATTGAAGCCCGTAAACGTCTCGAAGGCGCCGCGCCGGAAGAGAAGAAGAAAAAGCTTCAAGCGAAGGCGGCTCCAAGGCCTTTAGAAGCCGGTGATGAAGTGAAGGTCATCACATATGGGCAGAAGGGAACGCTTGTTGAAAAGGTTTCTGCAAACGAATGGATTGTCCAAATCGGCATTTTGAAAATGAAGCTGGATGAATCGGTGCTGGAATATACAAAGCCTGAAAAAGTAAAGGACACTGTCGTCTCCGCATCTGTCAGAGGAAGGGATTCGTACGTCAAGTTGGAGCTTGACCTACGTGGTGAACGATATGAAGATGCATTGCACCGAACGGAAAAATATTTGGACGATGCATTGCTATCCAATTATCATCAAGTATCGATCATCCACGGAAAAGGGACAGGTGCTTTGCGGCAAGGGGTTCAAGCATACTTGAAAAACCATCCGCGCGTGAAAAGCTACCGTTATGGGGAAGCGGGTGAAGGTGGCCACGGAGTGACAGTCGTAGAGTTGAAGTGA
- a CDS encoding DUF350 domain-containing protein, with protein sequence MTKTEFWSHPLVETTGYFSVVVLCLIFSMVLFELVTKYNNWEEIRKGNMAVAMATGGKIFGVANIFRYSIEQHNTLPQMIGWGLFGFILLVIAYILFEFLTPKFNIDKEIEEDNRSVGFISLTISVGLSFVIGASIS encoded by the coding sequence ATGACGAAAACTGAGTTTTGGAGTCATCCCCTTGTGGAAACTACAGGGTATTTCAGCGTTGTAGTCCTTTGCCTCATCTTTTCGATGGTGCTATTTGAACTTGTAACGAAATATAACAACTGGGAAGAAATTCGGAAGGGGAATATGGCGGTCGCGATGGCGACAGGCGGGAAAATATTTGGAGTGGCAAATATTTTCCGATATTCAATTGAGCAGCATAATACATTGCCGCAAATGATCGGATGGGGCCTATTCGGTTTTATCCTGCTCGTCATCGCGTACATCCTTTTTGAGTTCCTAACGCCGAAGTTCAATATTGATAAGGAAATTGAAGAGGATAACCGATCCGTCGGTTTCATTTCACTGACAATATCGGTAGGCTTATCGTTTGTCATCGGTGCCAGCATTTCATAG
- a CDS encoding long-chain-fatty-acid--CoA ligase yields the protein MIERPWLDMYPPEIPKSIDYDRIPLQEFLTRSSTKFPAKTAMHFMGKDISYKEFHESALKFANYLRSLGIEKGDRVAIMLPNCPQSAIAYYGILYIGGIVVQTNPLYTERELAYQMVDSGAKAIISLDILFGRITKVVKETKLEHVIITGIKDYLPFPKNLIYPFIQKKEHGIIVKVEHRGMNHLFTEIMKIAKPDPVSYDFNFEEDIALLQYTGGTTGPPKGVMLTHANLISNAQMCNAWLYKCKDGEETVMGILPFFHVYGMTTVLILSVMLGNKMVLIPKFDFDTALKAIDKQKPTLFPGAPTIYIGLLNHPELAKYDLSSIKACISGSAALPVELQERFEKVTGGKLVEGYGLTETSPVAIANFVWEERRVKGSIGVPWPDTDACILGPESKEPLPNGEVGEIAVKGPQVMRGYWNRPEETAETFRDGWLLTGDLGYMDDEGHFYVVDRKKDMIIASGFNIYPREIEEVLYEHEAIQECVVAGVPDPYRGETVKAYIVLKAGKSVTEEELDTYCREHLASFKVPRKYDFRKELPKTAVGKILRRALVEEEKKKMEQELQTS from the coding sequence ATGATAGAAAGACCATGGCTGGATATGTATCCGCCAGAAATACCGAAGTCGATCGACTATGATCGGATTCCGCTTCAAGAATTCTTGACGAGATCAAGTACCAAGTTTCCCGCAAAGACGGCAATGCATTTCATGGGCAAGGACATCAGCTATAAAGAATTCCATGAATCGGCATTGAAATTTGCTAACTACTTGCGTTCGCTAGGCATTGAGAAGGGGGATCGCGTCGCAATCATGCTTCCGAACTGTCCTCAAAGCGCAATCGCCTACTATGGCATCCTCTACATAGGAGGAATTGTCGTGCAGACGAATCCGCTCTATACAGAGAGGGAATTGGCTTATCAGATGGTGGATTCCGGAGCAAAGGCGATCATCTCACTCGATATTCTATTCGGACGGATTACGAAGGTCGTCAAGGAGACAAAGTTGGAGCATGTCATCATAACCGGAATTAAAGATTACTTACCGTTTCCGAAAAACCTTATTTATCCGTTCATCCAGAAAAAAGAGCATGGCATCATCGTGAAAGTGGAACATCGGGGTATGAACCATCTTTTTACCGAAATAATGAAAATAGCAAAACCTGATCCGGTTTCATATGATTTTAATTTCGAGGAAGATATTGCATTGCTTCAGTATACAGGGGGAACAACGGGACCGCCGAAAGGTGTCATGCTGACTCATGCCAATTTGATCAGCAACGCGCAAATGTGCAATGCATGGTTGTATAAATGCAAGGATGGCGAGGAGACGGTAATGGGGATTCTGCCATTCTTCCACGTGTATGGCATGACGACTGTTCTCATCTTATCGGTCATGTTGGGCAATAAGATGGTGTTGATACCAAAATTCGATTTCGATACTGCGTTGAAGGCGATCGATAAACAAAAACCGACTCTATTCCCGGGAGCTCCGACAATTTATATCGGATTGCTGAATCACCCAGAGCTGGCGAAATATGACCTATCATCCATCAAAGCGTGTATAAGCGGATCAGCTGCGTTGCCTGTCGAACTGCAGGAAAGATTTGAAAAGGTTACCGGAGGAAAGCTTGTTGAAGGATATGGTTTGACAGAGACATCACCTGTTGCCATCGCGAATTTCGTATGGGAGGAAAGACGCGTGAAAGGGTCTATCGGTGTTCCTTGGCCGGATACGGATGCGTGCATTTTAGGTCCTGAATCGAAGGAGCCTCTGCCGAATGGGGAAGTTGGGGAGATTGCAGTAAAAGGCCCGCAAGTGATGAGGGGTTATTGGAACCGACCGGAGGAAACTGCTGAGACATTTAGAGATGGATGGCTATTGACTGGAGATTTAGGGTATATGGATGACGAAGGCCATTTCTATGTCGTTGACAGGAAAAAGGATATGATCATTGCGAGTGGCTTCAATATATATCCGCGCGAGATCGAAGAAGTCCTTTACGAGCACGAAGCAATTCAAGAGTGTGTCGTCGCGGGCGTTCCGGATCCATACCGAGGAGAAACAGTAAAAGCGTACATTGTTCTAAAAGCAGGGAAGTCGGTGACGGAAGAAGAACTGGATACGTATTGCCGTGAACATTTGGCTTCATTTAAAGTGCCGCGCAAATATGACTTCAGGAAAGAGTTGCCGAAAACTGCCGTCGGAAAAATATTGCGGCGTGCTCTCGTAGAGGAAGAGAAGAAGAAGATGGAACAGGAATTGCAAACTTCCTGA